Within the Synergistaceae bacterium genome, the region TAGACAAACAGCGTATCAAAGTCCAGAAAGCCTACTACAGACTTGATTGTGTAAGAAAAGACTATATCAACAAAATAGTCTGTGCGCTGGTTATGACCAAGCCAGCTTATATCACAATATTCTTGGAATGATGAAAAATAAGCATCTCCCAAAGGCTATAGCGGAACAGAATTTTTACTGTTTTCAAACAAAGCTGTCTGAGAAATGCAAGAGGCACAACATAGAGCTTCGAGCTGCTAACCAATTTTTTCCCTTATCTTTTTTCCCTTATCTTTTTTCCCTCATCGAAGATGTGCTCGAATTGTGGGGCTATAAAGTGGGGTTTAAAGAAGGATTTGAAGCAAGGATTTGAAGCTCGGCAATCGTGTCTATATCTGCCAAGAATGCAGGTTAAAAATAGACCGTGATTTGAACGCAGCTATGAACCTAAAGCATTGTAAACACTATAAAGTAGTGTAAAGCTATGTACCGTGGGCTACACGGGAATTTAAGCCTTTGGACTTCCGAACAAACTTGAGTAGCTTTGGCGAAAGAGGGAAGAATAAAGAAGGAAAAATCTGGACGATTACACTTTTGTGTAGGTTTTCAGTAGTAGGTTTTTTCATAAGCATGAATCCCATAAGCATGAACCCCATAACGGTGGGGTTGGGGATCTTGGCTGGGCTTTTCTGGAGCCGGCGAACGGGCTGGAGTTGCGGTGGCGTGATTACTCCGGGGTTGTTGGCTTTGTATGCCTCGAACCCTGGCAGGGCGGCTTTCATCCTCGTTTTGAGTGTCATTCTAGTCGCCCCTCTGTCGTTTGTGTCGCATGGGCTGGGCCTGTACGGAAAGGAACGCATGGGAGTTGCTATGCTCCTTGCCTTGATCGCGAAAACGGGGGTAACGTTTTTCATGCCCGATCCTTCACTCTGGATCGGTTGGGTCATCCCCGGTCTGATCGCGGCGGACGGAGAACGGCAGGGCATCGCCATGACCCTTTGCGGCGTGGTATCCTGCGCTCTTGCGGCCTCGTTTGCCACAACGCTTTTGTTAGTAGTGAATTAAAGTAAAAGGTTTAAAGTAAAAGACGTGACGTGGGAACGCGCATAGTAGATATTAATAGATATTAATAGATTTATTATAATATATTTTTATAATATATTTGAAAGGATCGGATTCGCGTGAAATATGAAGCGACAGTTTTACGCTCCGATGGACGGGCGGAGCGTGTCTATTTGACCTGGGATTTGTGCGTCGCCATCGGTTACGCTAACGCCGTGCCGACCATGTACTGGATCGAGCCTGAAAGGGTGTTCTCACTGAGACACCTCTCTGTCGTCGGAGAAGCGACATCGGGCGGGGTCGAGTTTTTCATGGCCCGTGACGAGGGAGGAGACCTCTTCGTCACACTAGCTAGCGACCACACGGATCGTGCCTTAGAAACCGTCTCCGTCTCGAAGGCCAAACAGGTGTGTGGCAAGATCGTGGCTCCCGTCTTCTGGAAGGTCTCGGATATCCGTGAACACTGGGACAAAATCGAAATATCTTCGGAAATCCCCGGAAAAATCCCCGATGGACAAGGCTACCGCGTCTACCAGAAGGGAACTCTGGGAGACCTGCCGCTCCCTGAACGCTTGGAAGAACTGGCGCGTGAAGACGCTCCTTTTACGGGCAAAATTTCGCTTTTCAGCGGAACGCTGGAGGCTATCGGCGGTAGCGTCACGGAGATTGTTCACACCATTGCCCACGCCGGGGAATTTCGGATGAGCCTTTTCGACCCGGCGCTGAACCGCGCCATCAAATTCGGCTACACGGTCACCGTTCTGCCGGATCGAAGCTAGGGATTTAAATAGAGATTAAATAGAGATAATTAAATAGAGATAGATTGAATAGAGATTTAAGTAGAGATTCAAATATAGAGATTTAAATTTAGAATAGAGATTTTAATTCAGACCAGAAAGGACCGGTTCAGCATGAAACTTCGTGTGGGAATTTTTCAAATCGACGTCACAATCGGTGATGTGGCGGCCAACAGACACAAGGTCGAACACTGGATGGAGACGCGTTATGTCCCCTCAGATCTGCCAACGGCCATCGTCGTCCCTGAACTGTGGACGACCGGATACCGCCTTGACAAGGCGGCTGAACTAGCTGACGCGGAAGGCTGTGAGACGGCGGAGTT harbors:
- a CDS encoding transposase, with protein sequence MKLGNRVYICQECRLKIDRDLNAAMNLKHCKHYKVV
- a CDS encoding DUF2848 domain-containing protein, whose translation is MKYEATVLRSDGRAERVYLTWDLCVAIGYANAVPTMYWIEPERVFSLRHLSVVGEATSGGVEFFMARDEGGDLFVTLASDHTDRALETVSVSKAKQVCGKIVAPVFWKVSDIREHWDKIEISSEIPGKIPDGQGYRVYQKGTLGDLPLPERLEELAREDAPFTGKISLFSGTLEAIGGSVTEIVHTIAHAGEFRMSLFDPALNRAIKFGYTVTVLPDRS
- a CDS encoding poly-gamma-glutamate biosynthesis protein PgsC/CapC, which codes for MNPISMNPITVGLGILAGLFWSRRTGWSCGGVITPGLLALYASNPGRAAFILVLSVILVAPLSFVSHGLGLYGKERMGVAMLLALIAKTGVTFFMPDPSLWIGWVIPGLIAADGERQGIAMTLCGVVSCALAASFATTLLLVVN